From Amphiprion ocellaris isolate individual 3 ecotype Okinawa chromosome 10, ASM2253959v1, whole genome shotgun sequence, one genomic window encodes:
- the LOC111570591 gene encoding cytochrome P450 2J2-like encodes MDSVFSLIGSCIGWDFKSLLLFTVVFIIAADFVKFRRPAGFPPGPWALPIVGSMFSLDHTRTHEVFTQLAGKYGNVFSVRMGNKWLVVLNRFEALKEALITKGDSMAHRPDLPMVQDISAGRGVIFNNGPKWREQRRFALSTLRYFGFGKKSLEPVILDEFRHCAEEFRSFKGKPFNPQLAINNAVSNVISFLVFGRRFEYSDEKFQELLGMFNDAFQIQASVWAQLYNSFTVLMRHLPGPHQTGRQIWRKVHDFVHEEVNEHKQTWDPSEQRDFIDCYLKEIQKAKADSTLDEENLIICVWDLFLAGSETTTTTMRWAFLYMTKYPEIQEKVQAEIDRVIGQTRQPSMEDRVNLPYTDAVIHEIQRIGNIIPLSIPRSTNRDVQLGGYTIPQGVTIIPNLTSVMFDEDEWETPFTFNPGHFLNKEGKFVKPEAFIPFSVGTRQCLGENLARMELFLFFTSFMQNFTFSMPAGVKPSVDYLFGVSLGPKAYEICVTERSS; translated from the exons ATGGATTCAGTCTTTTCTCTCATCGGATCCTGTATCGGCTGGGATTTCAAAAGCCTGCTGCTCTTCACAGTAGTCTTCATCATTGCTGCAGACTTTGTGAAGTTCCGTCGGCCAGCCGGCTTCCCTCCAGGACCGTGGGCTCTTCCAATCGTAGGCAGCATGTTCTCTCTGGACCACACCAGGACCCATGAGGTTTTCACACAG CTAGCAGGAAAGTACGGGAATGTGTTCAGCGTACGGATGGGCAACAAGTGGCTGGTTGTGTTGAACAGGTTTGAGGCTCTGAAAGAAGCTCTGATAACGAAGGGGGACAGCATGGCACACCGACCAGATCTTCCTATGGTGCAGGACATATCAGCTGGACGAG GTGTTATTTTCAATAACGGACCCAAATGGAGGGAGCAAAGGCGATTTGCACTTTCAACCCTCAGATATTTTGGATTTGGAAAGAAGTCCCTGGAGCCCGTCATCCTGGATGAATTTAGACACTGTGCAGAAGAGTTCAGAAGTTTTAAAG GTAAGCCGTTCAATCCACAACTCGCCATCAACAACGCCGTCTCCAACGTCATCAGCTTCCTGGTTTTTGGTCGTCGCTTTGAGTACAGTGATGAGAAGTTCCAGGAGCTGTTGGGGATGTTTAACGATGCATTCCAGATTCAAGCCTCCGTTTGGGCTCAG CTCTACAACTCGTTCACTGTGCTCATGAGACATTTGCCAGGCCCACATCAGACGGGCAGACAGATCTGGAGGAAGGTGCATGACTTTGTCCATGAAGAGGTGAATGAGCACAAACAGACCTGGGATCCGTCGGAGCAGAGAGACTTCATCGACTGCTACCTGAAGGAGATCCAGAAG GCGAAAGCTGACAGCACTTTAGATGAGGAAAACCTGATTATCTGTGTCTGGGACTTGTTTCTGGCTGGATCAGagaccacaaccaccaccaTGCGCTGGGCGTTCCTCTACATGACCAAATATCCAGAGATCCAGG AGAAGGTCCAGGCTGAGATTGACAGGGTGATCGGACAGACCAGACAGCCGTCCATGGAGGACCGTGTAAACCTGCCCTACACTGATGCTGTTATCCACGAGATCCAGAGAATAGGCAATATAATTCCTCTTAGTATTCCACGTTCCACCAACAGAGACGTCCAGCTGGGAGGCTACACCATCCCACAG GGAGTTACAATAATTCCCAATCTGACCTCTGTGATGTTTGACGAGGATGAGTGGGAGACGCCCTTCACCTTCAATCCGGGACACTTTCTGAACAAGGAGGGCAAATTTGTGAAACCAGAAGCTTTCATCCCTTTCTCTGTTG GGACGCGTCAGTGTCTCGGGGAGAATCTGGCCAGGATGgagcttttcctgtttttcaccTCCTTCATGCAGAACTTCACCTTCTCCATGCCTGCTGGGGTGAAGCCTTCAGTGGACTACCTGTTTGGAGTCAGTCTGGGACCAAAGGCATATGAAATATGTGTGACAGAACGCAGCAGCTAG